The following are encoded in a window of Primulina eburnea isolate SZY01 chromosome 4, ASM2296580v1, whole genome shotgun sequence genomic DNA:
- the LOC140830043 gene encoding uncharacterized protein, with amino-acid sequence MEIAYGTWESSVQLLPKYMCALCKYNPGTAVEWKHLKVNNEMSQTLNYVFWAFRQCVDGFRHCRKINSVDGTHLYTKYKHKMLIAVTLDANNQVLPLAFAIVDEETIDSWKWFLENLGKHVVRGENGVCLISDRHKGIVRATADLPYFQPPYGVHRFCLRHVCSNFNAKFKDVHLKDLCWAAGTQNQICKFESIMEAIKQKNILAHRYLDGIAKEKWSLVHDGGWRRGVMTTNMSECLNSVLKGARRLPISAIVHLTLLRCVQYFIERVTKGGRMVQENQLWSDNACRKFEEWSRKSSEHRVAKYDVREQTASVATVGRPSRGQHMQVVKLSTSDCSCGKWTIFGIPCSHAICTAKWHSLDPTTLVQPWYNISEYLATYEARFQPLADERY; translated from the coding sequence ATGGAAATTGCTTATGGTACATGGGAGAGCTCCGTTCAATTACTTCCCAAATATATGTGTGCTTTGTGCAAATATAATCCGGGAACAGCTGTGGAGTGGAAGCATCTCAAAGTCAACAATGAAATGAGTCAGACATTGAACTATGTTTTTTGGGCATTCAGGCAATGTGTTGATGGTTTTCGACATTGTCGGAAAATAAATAGTGTCGATGGTACGCACTTGTATACCAAATACAAGCACAAAATGTTGATCGCTGTTACTCTGGATGCGAACAATCAGGTTTTACCGCTAGCATTTGCTATTGTTGATGAAGAGACAATTGATTCTTGGAAATGGTTCTTGGAGAACCTAGGAAAACATGTTGTTCGTGGTGAAAATGGTGTGTGTCTCATTTCTGATAGGCATAAGGGAATCGTTCGAGCAACTGCAGATCTACCGTATTTTCAACCTCCTTACGGTGTGCATCGTTTTTGTTTGAGACATGTTTGTTCAAACTTCAACGCTAAATTCAAAGACGTGCATTTGAAAGATTTATGCTGGGCGGCAGGCACACAGaatcaaatttgtaagtttgaATCAATAATGGAGGCGATCAAacaaaaaaacattttggctCACCGATATTTGGATGGAATTGCAAAAGAGAAATGGAGCTTGGTTCATGACGGTGGTTGGCGTCGTGGGGTGATGACAACCAATATGTCGGAGTGTTTAAACAGTGTGTTGAAGGGTGCTCGTAGACTTCCAATATCTGCCATAGTACACCTGACACTTCTAAGGTGCGTACAATATTTTATCGAGCGTGTGACGAAAGGTGGTCGTATGGTTCAGGAAAATCAGCTGTGGTCAGATAATGCATGTCGGAAGTTTGAGGAATGGTCGAGAAAATCTAGTGAACATCGTGTTGCTAAATACGATGTACGTGAGCAAACTGCTTCGGTCGCAACTGTAGGAAGACCAAGTCGTGGCCAACATATGCAGGTCGTCAAGTTATCAACCAGTGATTGTTCATGTGGTAAATGGACGATTTTTGGCATCCCATGTTCCCATGCTATTTGCACAGCTAAGTGGCACTCATTGGATCCCACGACACTTGTGCAGCCCTGGTATAACATATCAGAGTATTTGGCAACGTACGAAGCACGATTTCAACCACTTGCAGATGAGCGATACTAG
- the LOC140829752 gene encoding serine/threonine-protein phosphatase 7 long form homolog, translating to MTDNRSPEDPSVLYLQATHMSSNVSSSTVDDIVKVRRSDNLIWKLFTDNYVHNRVIAYLNHMGFYGVLECGSQVYDNHLITALVERWRRETHTFHFTCGEATITLEDVSIIWGLPIDGEAVTGVDVSNKVEEWQHICLDMLGFLPASKYLKGGHLSMTALYDHCMSNLVTDDTSEVDVVKFTCCIALMIIGGIMLPDYQGGSARLIFLQLLRDIDTVKSYSWGSAVLAFLYRELCNASRIEKTTIAGPLYILQIWAWSRIKCVNPDPDLDGLTLGLPPVDPDAFIPISLYGARWKIEFSYTYSPTHSIRIIRDSLDRMNNNEFNWVVYQKNDIDVKTITDSYDNKI from the exons ATGACAGATAATCGAAGTCCAGAAGATCCCAGTGTCCTCTATTTACAAGCGACACATATGTCTTCAAATGTTTCTTCCTCAACCGTTGATGATATTGTCAAAGTGAGGAGGTCAGACAATTTGATTTGGAAGTTATTTACTGATAATTACGTACACAATCGTGTCATTgcatatttaaatcatatggGTTTTTATGGAGTTTTAGAATGTGGTTCACAAGTTTATGATAATCATCTGATTACTGCTCTTGTTGAACGTTGGCGACGTGAGACACACACGTTTCATTTTACATGTGGTGAAGCAACAATCACGTTAGAAGATGTTTCGATAATTTGGGGTCTACCAATTGATGGTGAAGCAGTAACAGGGGTAGATGTGTCAAATAAAGTTGAGGAATGGCAACACATatgtttggatatgttgggattTTTGCCAGCctcaaaatatttgaaaggtgGTCATCTGTCTATGACTGCACTATATGATCATTGTATGTCTAACCTTGTTACTGATGATACTTCAGAAGTAGATGTTGTGAAATTTACATGTTGTATAGCATTGATGATTATTGGAGGAATAATGTTACCTGACTATCAAGGAGGGTCTGCTAGACTAATATTTTTGCAACTGCTACGGGATATTGATACCGTGAAGTCGTATAGTTGGGGTAGTGCAGTTTTAGCATTTCTATACCGTGAGTTGTGTAACGCGTCACGTATAGAGAAGACAACAATTGCTGGACCTTTATATATCCTGCAG ATATGGGCATGGAGCAGGATTAAATGTGTTAACCCCGACCCCGACTTAGATGGGTTAACATTAGGTTTACCTCCCGTTGATCCAGATGCTTTTATTCCAATTTCTCTATATGGTGCACG gTGGAAGATTGAATTTAGTTACACATATTCGCCAACACATTCTATAAGAATTATAAGGGATTCTCTAGATCGTATGAACAATAACGAG TTTAATTGGGTCGTTTACCAAAAAAATGACATAGATGTGAAGACGATTACCGATTCATACGACAACAAAATATGA